In Syntrophales bacterium, the genomic stretch TTTTCTTTGTATAATCAAAATATTGTGTTGTTTTCACTATTTCAACATCCAATTAGATCATTTTCTATCTGCCGAATGCCGAGTTGACGGGCAGATTTGCCTTGTTCTATTATCTTCAATTTTGTTACTATTTTTATCAGACAGGGGAGTATTGTATCATATGTCAACATCTAAAAACACATCTAAAAACAGGAGGCTGCTCGATGAAGTGCGGGATGATATAGGTGATTTCAGGAAGTAGAAAAGTCCTATTTCTCTGATAGATATTCAGCCTCTTTTCTGCCCGCCTCTTCGTTCACAAAGTAAAACAGAATGCCGCCGGCTATAAAAAAGAGTGAAACGGAGGAAATACCGATACGCGATGCGATATGGCTACTGTATCCCATAGATCTGACCAGAAGGCCTGTGGCACCAATAAGAACGGGACCGACAATAACTGAAAATTTGCCGATCATATTATAAAATCCGAAATACTCTGCCGACTTATCAATTGGAATTATCTTAGCATAAAATGAGCGGCTGAGTGCCTGAATGCCACCCTGAACCAGCCCGATTATAATGGCAAGGATATAGAATTCGCTTTTGCTCTGCATGAAGGCACCCCAGATGGAAACGCAAAGATATACCGCAATGGCAATAAAAATCGCGCGTTTGGTGCCGATCTTCCCCCCTAAATAGCCGAATCCTATGGAAGATGGAAAACCGACGAACTGCGTAATGAGCAGGGCAACTATGAGATCCTTGAACTCAAACCCGATTGACATGCCATAATCCAGCGCCATACGTATAATTGTGCCAACACCGTCAATATACAGCCAGTAAGCCATGAGAAACAGAAAGATGACCTTCAAATGGCGAATTTCCTGAAAGGTATTTCTTAATTGAATAAGGCCAGCCTTCGCTATGTTCAAGGTGGATTCGCCCTGCGCACGAGCGGGTTCCTTAACAAACAGAAATATCGGAATGGAGAAAACAGCCCACCAGATACTCACTGAAAGAAATGAAAATCTCACTGCATCTTCTGCACCGGCAAATCCAAAGGTCTCCGGTCTGAGAACCATCCATACATTGACCGCGAAAAGGATACCGCCCCCCAAATATCCGAGGGCAAACCCCAGTGCGGAAACCGAATCCATTTTCCCCCTGGATGCAACACCGGTGATCAATGAATCATAAAAGATGTTTCCCCCCGAGAATCCGACAACAGCAAAGATATAAAGCGCAACTGCCATGGGCCAATTCCCCTTTGAGACAAGATAGAGAGATGAGGTCATTACCACGCCGATAAAGGCAAATAAAAAGAGTAATTTCTTTTTTACCCCTCCCCTGTCCGCAATAGCGCCAAGTATTGGTGCACACAGAGCCACGGCAATGCCGGCAATGGAATTCGCCAGCCCGAGTTTTGCCGTACTCACCACGGGGTCGGCGCCGGCACTCCAGAACTGCTTAAAAAAAACAGGGAAGAATGCAGCCATGACCGTTGTGGCAAAGGCCGAATTAGCCCAGTCATACATCGCCCAGCCGAATATCGCTTTTTTGTTGCCAAGTTTCATAGTTCACGACCCGTTACTTATTCTACTACGATACAGCCATTCTTCTCCACGAAACAGATATGCAGCACAGTCTTTTTCTATCAGGAATTGCCCACAAATACAAATGTCCCGGAAAATCTCAATGTTTTTGTTGCAATATTGTGATCTATTCTACTACATAGATCTTCCATGGTGAAATATATGAATGAAGAAACAGTGGCAGCTTTAAAAGACTGGTTTTCCGGGTATGTGCAGATATTTAAGTCGGTTGATGACGATTTGGAACAGAACACTGTCCTGAAAGAAGAACATACCGAACGGGTGTGCGGTGAGATTCTGAACATTGGTGAAAAACTTGGATTGCATGATAAAGATCTCTGCCTGGCCGAGGTCATTGCCCTTCTCCATGACATTGGCCGTTTTGAACAGTATGCCCGTTATCGAACCTTTGTCGACTTTCACTCTGTGAATCATGCCGAACATGGGATAAAGATACTGCAGGAAAATGGTGTGCTCAGCGGTATAGATGAATCGACACAAAAGCTGATTCTGCAAACAATTTTATACCACAACCGTGCGGCTCTGCCACAAAAAGAGACAGAAAAATGCCTCTTCTTTACAAAATTGCTGCGCGATGCCGACAAACTGGATATCTGGCGGGTGGTCACCGATTATTACCGGCGGAAGAATGGAAAGCGAAATGGTGCGCTTGAGCTTGGCCTGCCCGATACACCGGGAATTTCTGATGATGTCTATAATGATTTGCTGGAGGGAAAAATCGTGGATGTTACACACCTGAAAAACCTGAATGACTTCAAGCTGCTTCAGATCGGGTGGATCTACGACATCAATTTTACCCCTACCTTTCAGTGCATCAAAGAGAGGAGATATATAGAGATGATCCGCGACGTCCTGCCTGAATCAAAGAAGGTAGAAAGAATCTTTTCTGTGGCTCAATCGTACCTTGATGAACAGATAAAGGACGCTTAGAAGATCGTGCAAAAACTCGCCTGCTGGTCATAGTCTCTTTTAATTTACCCTTATTTTGCAGAACCGGCTATTTTTTGCGGTTCTTCAAAATCTCTATTGTTTCAGCAATTTCCTGGTCTGAAACTTCCTGCCGGAGCTTCTCCATCTTGTGCATCACCTCTGCAAATCGAATACCCTCAGCCGCACTGATCCACGCAAGCTGGAGTCGCTCCGGGCGGATGCCCAGTTTTTCCATCCTTTTGTGGATTTTCTTGATTCTTTTTTCGGTCCAATGATTGGCGTCAATATAGTGGCAGTC encodes the following:
- a CDS encoding MFS transporter gives rise to the protein MKLGNKKAIFGWAMYDWANSAFATTVMAAFFPVFFKQFWSAGADPVVSTAKLGLANSIAGIAVALCAPILGAIADRGGVKKKLLFLFAFIGVVMTSSLYLVSKGNWPMAVALYIFAVVGFSGGNIFYDSLITGVASRGKMDSVSALGFALGYLGGGILFAVNVWMVLRPETFGFAGAEDAVRFSFLSVSIWWAVFSIPIFLFVKEPARAQGESTLNIAKAGLIQLRNTFQEIRHLKVIFLFLMAYWLYIDGVGTIIRMALDYGMSIGFEFKDLIVALLITQFVGFPSSIGFGYLGGKIGTKRAIFIAIAVYLCVSIWGAFMQSKSEFYILAIIIGLVQGGIQALSRSFYAKIIPIDKSAEYFGFYNMIGKFSVIVGPVLIGATGLLVRSMGYSSHIASRIGISSVSLFFIAGGILFYFVNEEAGRKEAEYLSEK
- a CDS encoding HD domain-containing protein; the encoded protein is MNEETVAALKDWFSGYVQIFKSVDDDLEQNTVLKEEHTERVCGEILNIGEKLGLHDKDLCLAEVIALLHDIGRFEQYARYRTFVDFHSVNHAEHGIKILQENGVLSGIDESTQKLILQTILYHNRAALPQKETEKCLFFTKLLRDADKLDIWRVVTDYYRRKNGKRNGALELGLPDTPGISDDVYNDLLEGKIVDVTHLKNLNDFKLLQIGWIYDINFTPTFQCIKERRYIEMIRDVLPESKKVERIFSVAQSYLDEQIKDA